The following DNA comes from Anastrepha obliqua isolate idAnaObli1 chromosome 1, idAnaObli1_1.0, whole genome shotgun sequence.
TTTGGTGCCATGGGCAGAGAAAtgtgaatttacgttctctgccaTGGAAACATAACATTAAAAAAGCGGAGTAATGCTAACAACagtcctttttgtttttataacatAATTTATCCGCACTGAACATACCGCATAATTAGAGTCCACACTTGCTTTGCTACTCCCATATTTAGATTTTTATCGTTTGCTTCATTTTGACATTCGTGACTGTCGCATAATGAATATGCTCGCTTGTGCATCACTTGTCATTACTGGAATTGACATTTGGATTTTGTGACTTTTTCGGCATTTAACAAATCGTGAAAAcaaggcaaaaaataaaagatcaaactgtagaagaagaagactaaaagaagttctttatatttttttatactcctCAATATCGAAGCGTGATTGGAAAAATTCCGCAAGTAGAGCGCTAGGCGTTCGAAATTAAACAGCCACGACAAGTTTAAGTGCAAAGTGAAGTAAATTTGCAGGATTTCGATACACAGGAGGTGTTTGCCTGTGGAAGTGACCCTGAGTGCGGGCTGTCTTAACGAAAAAGTATAGTAGAATTACGTGCAGCTAGCGCAGTGCCGCTGTGTAGACGTCGAAGTGTTTGTCGGTGTCTAAACAGTCAAGACAAGGTCGCACCGCTGAGTAGCATACGAAGAAGCAACGACAGGAATCAACTAAATAAGATTTATTTTACATCTGTGgtagaagcaataaaagcataaAACACTCGAAATGGTAAGTTACAGTGACAACATATAGTGCACGTTGTTGCGGTAAGGACAAAAGCTGGCCGCGGCGGCGAAAGCAGCAGACGCAGCAGCCAAAAGAGTAAtcgtaataacaacaacagtgcTGTGGCAATCAGCTGCTGCTACTGTCAATGTCGTCGCTTAAGGCTTAACGTCGACGCCAGCGTCGTTACTGTCAACGCAGCCGTTCTATAAAATGACTATGCGGCCGCAAGAAAATGAACTTTGACCAAAATTCGACATtcataaattttctaattttctacACTTTCATGACATATCCAGGATGTATTCCTTATGATACGAAGacacaaaactacaatttttacTGATGCTAAGGAGAACACAACCGTCGCAGAACTGAAGCGTATGATTGAAGGTAAGATAGCGTGTTGGACTTTTGTCAACAAGTGACTAATAGTCGTAATCGTACGTACGGCTGGCTGCAAATACATTATTTACAGGCATTCTAAAGGTACGTCCACACGATCAGAAACTATTCAATCAGGACAATGAAATGATGGAGGACGAAAACACTTTGCAAGATTATGGCATTCAGATGTCTACGGCAAAGGCGCAATCTCCGGCACAGTTAGGACTAGCATTAAGGTAAAACTTTCTTCGTAAAAAAGTAGTGCAGGCGTTGTGGCGTTACTACTAACTTgggtatcattatttttattttaaaagatctGTCAAGCAAAAAATTCCCCTCTTATTAACCTTTTAACTCTTTTTATGCGCTCGTGCATctgcatacttttttaaatagcactttaaaatgttttctttgcGGATGTGTTGTGtatgtttttataataattgcTCTTATCACCAAATGAAAGAACACATTTCGGTGGTTTAAAAGATctttaaatttgatttctatttgttttgatttgcatttatttaagcAATGCTATACAAATCAATTTAAGTTTGCTTGTACGTAGTTGTATGCGTGTACCATATATGCTAATGTACAGCTTTTTACGCTTGTCTTTTGCATattgtttatggttttatttttggaaaacgttTTAGTCATGCCCACGCGTCGTGTATTTGGCTTGTGccgagaacatttttttttttacttataaatattaGCCAACCGATAGACGaatttttccccatttttttttatttaataaaacaaatcttAATTGTGCTGACTAGTTTTATCATACTAAAGTTTTCTTTTACCATTTGACTATAGAGACGAACATGGAGATATCGAGCCGCTCGAAATCACGCCATACTCATCACCACCAGATCTACCTGAAGTTATGAAAAATCAAGAGGCAGCTAATGGCCAAGAGCAGGTTGCATAAGGAAATTCAGAAAGCTAATACATACACAACAGCGGCAACAAAGAAATACTGTAATAGAACAGACCAGTCGAAATTAATACCACATACAAAGGCACGCAGGaaatgcatattttatattacaaggataaaaattagaaacaaaaatcgACTCAATTTTCAACTCCAGCGATAagtgaataatttagttaaatgcTTTCTTTAATacgaaaatattacttttgttaAATGCTTATTATGTTAAATAATTTGCGCAAATTTGATGATAAACAAATCAGCAATAACTCCAAATTTTATtactagaaaaaatttatgtaattttttcaaaacctgttttattattatttttctaactgCAAACGCGTTTGGGTTTAcgttaaataattcaataattgactacaaaatttaaattaaatgatttcACATCCAACGTTACATATTTGGCTACATATCCCGAAATTGTATGATTTGTTTTCGTGTTGAgaactttttattgttttttttttttaattgcgaattttgtaaattgttaaaattaaaaaaataagttttaaataagcTCCAGCCTAATCCTTTATTCTAATATGCATTACTTAAATTCGCGTCCAGCAATCAGTTACTTTTAAAGGCCAATTTAAAAAGGAGGCGAATGCAAATTCAACAGATATCTTCAATTAATATAATACTGCGTTCAGGCACCAAATTCAAACCACACAAAGATACAAATGCtataatttttccaattatttatGGAGAGTTTAATGtttagagaaaaaaacaaagaattttaattaaaagcggAATcccattataaataaattatattgtaaAGCCTTATAAAAATCTCGACGATATACAATACATAATGAATACAACAAATGAAAAGGGGAAATGAAGTGTTATCCGAAGAGAGTGAAGCAGATAAACACCTTTATGAATTACTATATATTcggttaattttattaattaattaacataattgtaataataagaattaattattaaaaaatcaaaggaAAATACTTGTATTTTATGTGCTGCTTTAACACCAAAAACACCACAAATACACGCGCCTCTTTAAACCCTTCAAAAGCCTCCCTAATCAGAGTTTTCGCTGCTACTGCTAACGGCCGTACTTTGTTGGTCAACCGCTTCGGTGAATGTAGCATTCGTCGCTTGCTGCAGCTCCAAGTTTTCTAAGTACTCTTGCAATCGATCTTGGAAAAAGTTGATATATGCCTGCTTTTGTTGTGCCGTCGCTGGGAAGTAGTGCCCCCCTGGATGTTCTAATACTTCAGCTTGTTTGAAGTACGCAGCTAAATTTTTACTCATCTCTTTTGGTATGATATCATCGGTAAGACCGTATATGTGCAGTGTTGGTATTGTGATGGATTCCTCATAAGCGCTCTTGTGTACCAAACTTCCGGAAATGAAGCCAGAAGCGATTATGGCAAAATCAGGGCGAACAGTAGTtactaaaaaattggaaaaaagttatatgaaataataatttaaatacttaatttatttgatatactACACCTTAGTAGGCTCCTAATACTCACACTTCTTTTTGGCTAAGCCGCATATTAATCCAACAAAGCATGCGCCTTGAGAGAAACCTAAAAGACCTTGGAAGGGCCCCTGTGTTTTCCATGCTTCTTCAACTAAGCGTAAGCTTTCTTGAAAACCAAACGCCGGGCCACCTTTGTTGGTGCCCTTGAAAGTACCATCGTCTTTATTTGCCCACCAGCTGCGCTGTTCTGGCACTGGTTCGCCACTTCCTTCTAGTGGAGGCGCTTGGTGTGGTGCTGTCAGAAACACGAACTCGGCATATTTGCCAGCAAATTTGCGGAAAGAGCCCAATTTGTTTTTCAGCGCATCACCGTTCTGACGATAGCCATGGAGACATAACACTTTCACCTTATCTTTGATTTCTAACTGCCGTTGATTTTGCTTTGTAGCCGTTGAAGTCGAGCTGCCCGAAGCAACAGTGCTGTTGGTCATGATTAGtacttttttaaatctaattaatGTTCGGCACAAAATATTGAAGGACATAAACCAACGAGAGGTTATATCAGCTGTTtttgtttgccatatgtcaGACAGACCAAAACGGTGGGTATGTTCAGTGCGGGCTTAAAATAAATccgtgaaaaattgaaaataatttgttttatagtAGGGAATTACCACCAtcggttaaaaaaaataaaaggtaatTCTCATTAAACTTCAAATGTTTGAATTAAGGCGGCGTATTAAATAAGCCAAacactgattttattttaaacttattgCCGCTCTATCCCATTTCCACTAAAAACGCCATGCTCTCGCTTGCCTTTGTGGATGACGTTCGTTCGACAATTGTCATTCGCGCATTTCCTTATGTAAATACTTGTAAATACCGCTTGATTGCAGCATTTTTACAATAACCTGAATTATATTTTGTACTTCTGGAATTGGCTGAGAAGTGTTTTGAAACATTTAGCAATATTCTAAATTTATCACAATTTTAGACACCATGCTGCTCTCGGCACCATTGCTTTCGAAGGCTTCTTTCTTCGGCTCATTGGTCAACAAATGCAGGCAAGTGATTAAAAATCAACCAACAAAGTCatccaaaataaatgatttacaaacgaacaacattATTGATTTACAATCATCAAATACTCTCACTGCCACACAACCCGTAACTATCTCCATCCCCTCTACCGACAGGCCAGCGGCCAACTTCGCCTCAAGTGCTGCATCTTCCATCCGTACGCTCGAAGAGAAGCTAGGTATACCACCACGTCCGAAGAAGCCATTGACGCCTTACTTTCGTTTCATGCAAGAGCAGCGTCCTAAAATAATTGCTGAAAATCCTAAAATCAGCACAGTGGATATTGTGCGAATGGTATCGAAGCGTTGGAATGATGCAGATGCAGCCTTAAAGAAACGCCTGCAAGACGATTACAGGCGTGACCAACACCAGTTTGTGGAAATTCGTACCAAATACGAGGCGAAATTGACTGACGAACAACGCGCCGAACTGAAACAGCTTAAAAAAGACATACAAGATGCTAAGGACCGCAGGATGATACGAAAGCGAATCAAAGAGCTCGGTCGTCCTAAAAGACCCGCGTCCGCCTTCCTTCGTTTTCTGACACAAGAACGCACAAATTCGCCGCAAACACCAAAACAGACCTACCGCGAATGGCATCAGTGGTGTACCGAAAAATGGTCGCGTCTTTCAGATAAGGAGAAAGAAGTGTTTTTGGCAGAATCGCGTAAAGATATGGAATTATACAAGTGAGTATCAATTAAGCGATCATTCCTTTCATTGCataattgaaatttgcatttatttgttctatAGAACAGAAATTGCGCAGTGGGAAGAAAAGATGGTGCGTCTGGGAAACATTGATGTAGTACGCCAGGGTAATTTAATAGAGGCACCAGAACCCAGGTTGAAgggaataaaagaataaaaccaACCGCCTAGTTGGGCATTTAAGCTGAATACTTTTACCTATGTTTATTCATTTAGCATTAGGTACATTTAAACTAAGtttttgcatatatgtacatacgtgcgtgcatatgtacataaaatattttgttaaagtgTGCACTCTTTATAAGATAACTAACTTTTGTAAGCGAAAGAAgtctattttcttaaaatattcatGCGAGAAAACGTCATCGTACTGAACGCCATCGACATTGGCATTACTTCTGGCATACATACAAGACCaagcatgtgtacatatatacatacattcatatttacAGCGTATAGAgttatgcttttgtttttgctcttaatttttggtcaaataaaaaaatgagataAAACCAAGAAGGGGATCATTTCGTCGCCACAAACTCAGTTAGTCtaattttgaacttttgtgATAAAACCGAGAATACTGTATAATTcaagtatcaacaaattcgaaaaatctTCATCAGATCGGTTACCACGACAGATCGATTTATGTTAACCAAACGATCTGGGTCGTATATAAGTacgtttttacatatgtatatgtaaaaattattctaGTGAAGTGTTTTGTGGTATTCTAATAACAAGAAAAAACGTCACCAGcgtatttttaagtttaacaAAGTTCATAAGCATCATGTGGAcgtaataaaatcaaattttatgccATAGGAGTTTCACGATGTTACAATACAAATCAATGTCGCCGAAATTCACCAATAACAAAATACCCATTTGATGCTGAAAACACTAATCGATCCGTGAATTGGGGATTTCATAAAAAACCTCTACTTGTCTATAACCTCACTTATCGTCCTTTACATATGGAAAAAGTTTTCACAATTCCTAAACCGAAACGATTGGAGAACGCAAGACAATTTTGGTCAGGCTTATCACCATTTTCTCCCCCTTGCCTAAGACGATTGAAGCACAATTTGGTCGATGACTGATTCGAATTTTTAAGCTTGACTCTCAACATGTTGCTGTTGTAACTGTATGAAacattaccatacatttttgggGATCGCTACCGAAGTGACAAACCTTGgccggatcattcccatgggaGCCGGTTCTACATTACCGCAATGACTCGGGggttttttcccgaccaagggagtaaactagccctgtctggTGTACCGTACCTCAACTCACCTCACCTTGGCCAGATTTAAATCCGTTTCGTACCAGCACCGAAGCACCGCCTGCCCGTGGGAACAAACTCTCACCATCGAAGATGCCGTTGCTTTCACAACACCACCATCGTACCAAATACAAACCCGGTACAAATAACAAACGACATCAATAAAGAGTTCCCTTTCTCTCAATTGAACACTCATTTCCTAGAGAATTTATGTAAATCAGTTAAATCTtacaaaatacctaaaaaaatcttactgattactgaaaaaagatATCAGCAATCGGCAAAATTTGTCTGATAATTTGCAttaccaataaaatttgtattgatgACTGAaaacgcacaacacaaataagaggagaagctcagccaagcccctaacagaagtgtacgcgccaattatttacttttattatccGAATGAGTCGATAATTCACAGGTTGGAgaaaaatgtcaagaaactAGTTCTGCCGAGGGTAAAAAAAGGACCTGCAGACCAACTACTGGATGTTCTGTTGAGATTaatgctgctgtagcgcaaagtacTGCTGAACAACTTTCAATCTCGATTTGTTCATTGtgaaaagaattgagaaggtgCGCTCAATAACCGACCGTtactcggctctgagcgaattttacAGAATCGGCTGATGGGCTGAGATCGCTTGGGatgtgtttaacaaaatttacgTCGGAGGTTAGTGATACACAAACGTCATGCCATGAGCATTggctgttttgctttttttccaagtgacgtggcagccaaagtccCCCTCACAACTTTCTTTTTCTAGTTAAACCTTgaaaatctatcatccttagaTATATTGACGTATTGAGCAATGACGTTGCAGACGGAGTCGAAGTGCAACCGAAGGATtgtcaagaagaaaaaaaagaagatatagGGTTAAAAAATACTGCGAATAGGTTTCTGCCTCATTTTCAAATGGGTCCCCTGAGGTCGCATAGGAGAAGAATTATTTTTCTCACTTAGGAGGTCCACCTCAACTCAGTGATAAAAAAGACAACGAAAAACCTTTGGACAACAAAACAACTCTTGGGCAAATCCTGGGGTCTGAACCCTAAACTGACCTTCTGGATCTACACCCAAATGGTAAGACCTATCGTACTATATGGGGCTTTGGTATGGTgggttaaaacaaatcaaactacGGCTATATCAAAACTGTGTAAACTACAAAGGCCGGCGTGCCTATGCATAACAGGGGCCacgagaactaccccaactgcTGGCATGGAAGCGCTTTTAAATGTAACACCgctacatttagcaatacaaTACATTTAGCTATGCAAGCACTCccttttcatatgaaagaaaaatgtaaaccaGAAGCTCTTACTGGACACCTCGATATATTGAACAGGGTTAAACATGCAGCATGCATGGCCCAGGCGAATGACCACACGGAACCCGTACTCACTTTTATTaagagatacaaggttatcCCGTCTAGagaagagtggaacactaacccaacatggctaaatgttgactcacaaaaatggtacacagctggttccaaaacgctccaaggagtaggGGCTGGAATAGTGGGGTCTAGAGCAgacaaatccctaacactaagtacagataccatgattttccatgcggagctctttgccataatggaaacagtggaaatcacaTCCAAAcgagggttcgagaaagtagaaattaaaatactttcggacagtcaATTGGTTCGCAAAGCTttaaatagcttcacattcaagtcaaaagtccaaatagagtgtaacaatgcactcaacaaactggtcactcataatcaggtctcaccaggacatgagggacacgaaggaaacgagaaggcagactccgatgccaaaaaaggggcagaggGGCTATTTATTgtaccaaccccatttttcggctttaacaaaaataatataaaacaggaaaccaaaaaatggatcgaaactaaaatcagggaacactggaacgctacaagcggccttaatccctccacaaaatttttgaacttcaatgccaacagaacaaaatctgctctaaccctagataaaagcGCCTCAGACTACTCTGTTGAGCACTTATAGGTCACTTTGTCTGTAATAAACTCTTTAACACAGTGGGGTTATCTAGTGCAAGATCATGCAGgctctgctgtgatgaagaggagtctacggaacacttaatcaccaactgtgaggcattaggccacaggagtcACAGAGTCGTGaactcgtacctactagaggaggaagacctacaattgctccttCCTAAGAaactggttcgattcctcggctTACTAATaattacacgtttcagagatggttgtgaggacataaatgacaatgaacatacgggctaaggccgcccaaaatcagtaatcaccgaaaactccatcgaaattctttgtaaatttatcacaaatgaaccgaaatgatcgttgaaattcatggaatcggagttcaatatctccaaaacatcgatctATCGCactttaactgatcatttgggcttacgaaaggtctctgtacgtttcattccgcacaagttaaccgATGgctaaaaattgctcagaattcaacattcgaaagatctcATTAAAGAAGCAAGAAGATACGAGAACTTCCCTGACAACATTGTAacgggtgatgaaacgtggtgtttccaacgtgaacctgaaactaagcgtcaaagtgccgaagaCGAGCCATCACCCAAAAAATCGTTTgaagaagtaaaaaatcaaatcatTCAATTCATTCCAAGGAATTGCCCACAAGGAGTTCCTGCCAACGTGCCAAaccgtcaatacaattttccatcttggcgttttgaagcgtttgttgtatcgcattcgtcgaattcgccctgaatatcgCGCAGGAGGAAGTTGGcccttattgcatgataatgcaccatttcatcgatccactcttgtgactgactttttgactagaaatcgcattttaaccatcaatacCTCACCCTCCGTATTAGCCTGATATGGCTTTTGTGACttttacctattcggaaaattgcatttgaccataaaagaaaaacgttttgcgcACGTAGAGACCATCCAAAAGGGTTGTACCGACATTTTGAAGGACATtctggtcaatgacctgaaacactctttcgaaaggtttttagatcgcgcaaaacagtgtatcgagaccagaggggactatttttaataagtaaactcgaagttatcagaccaaagctcctgtcgtctctattttagctcagtcttgtttattttggtctGCACCTTGTATTAGGCTTGCCTTCCAACGAAtccaaaaataaatgtcattccatattttaccataaatttcATGGTAATCAACTCTTTTTTCTTCAACCAACTTCGAAATGAGTCAAAATAAGGAATAgaacaaaaaatcttttttcataaaccaaaatattttcagcgattatttttgcttctgtaggTAGCGCCACGCTCCATACCAAAACCAATGAAAGGGGTAAAAATATATACCTGcgatatttcaaattaattatgaATGTGGCGCATATTGGTCACATATTCCCATATAAATGCGTGTAAACACATAGAGCCCTGGCCATTCCCGGGTGCCCAAACGAAGACCTTAAAAaagtgtccaacggagggttaacagTTATTACATCTTGCTCGTCTTCCTTTATGACCACTCGCCAACTTGCGTGCAACGCAAGCAATTCGTCTTCGTCTGCAACCTTAGGCACTCATAAATCGACTGTGACATGCGATAGTAGTTGGTCAACGACTGCTAAACCAATTACTTTGAAACCTTTTGAGGGAAACTGCGGGATAACAGTCATATGCCAAAATCGCAAGAATGCCTTTTCTATTGGAGAAGATTTACTGGGAATATATGGTTAGGTTAGCCAATCAAACGTAGATCATTTTCAAATagagaaaatatggaaaatatcaTCAAAGACACGAAAGTGGACGAGCATTACAGTaccagaaatgaaaaaattttaggcTTAATTACTATAATGGGACAAGTGCGTAAAGAACTACTTAAAGATTATTGGTCAACTGATCCAAAAACAGCCTTTTCAAAGTTATGAGCAGAGACAGATTTATGCAAATAGGGCAATGAACTTTAATGATCGCAAAACCGGCCCCGTTTAGGTGCAATTTGCCATCCAATTTGCTCGTACATAAAGTGTTAAGAGctagattttgaataaaaatagtgaaacctgaaagctgaaacatgaaaatttttgca
Coding sequences within:
- the LOC129236334 gene encoding elongin-B, giving the protein MDVFLMIRRHKTTIFTDAKENTTVAELKRMIEGILKVRPHDQKLFNQDNEMMEDENTLQDYGIQMSTAKAQSPAQLGLALRDEHGDIEPLEITPYSSPPDLPEVMKNQEAANGQEQVA
- the LOC129236332 gene encoding transcription factor A, mitochondrial isoform X2, which encodes MLLSAPLLSKASFFGSLVNKCRPAANFASSAASSIRTLEEKLGIPPRPKKPLTPYFRFMQEQRPKIIAENPKISTVDIVRMVSKRWNDADAALKKRLQDDYRRDQHQFVEIRTKYEAKLTDEQRAELKQLKKDIQDAKDRRMIRKRIKELGRPKRPASAFLRFLTQERTNSPQTPKQTYREWHQWCTEKWSRLSDKEKEVFLAESRKDMELYKTEIAQWEEKMVRLGNIDVVRQGNLIEAPEPRLKGIKE
- the LOC129236332 gene encoding transcription factor A, mitochondrial isoform X1, with the translated sequence MLLSAPLLSKASFFGSLVNKCRQVIKNQPTKSSKINDLQTNNIIDLQSSNTLTATQPVTISIPSTDRPAANFASSAASSIRTLEEKLGIPPRPKKPLTPYFRFMQEQRPKIIAENPKISTVDIVRMVSKRWNDADAALKKRLQDDYRRDQHQFVEIRTKYEAKLTDEQRAELKQLKKDIQDAKDRRMIRKRIKELGRPKRPASAFLRFLTQERTNSPQTPKQTYREWHQWCTEKWSRLSDKEKEVFLAESRKDMELYKTEIAQWEEKMVRLGNIDVVRQGNLIEAPEPRLKGIKE
- the LOC129236333 gene encoding esterase CG5412 is translated as MSFNILCRTLIRFKKVLIMTNSTVASGSSTSTATKQNQRQLEIKDKVKVLCLHGYRQNGDALKNKLGSFRKFAGKYAEFVFLTAPHQAPPLEGSGEPVPEQRSWWANKDDGTFKGTNKGGPAFGFQESLRLVEEAWKTQGPFQGLLGFSQGACFVGLICGLAKKKLTTVRPDFAIIASGFISGSLVHKSAYEESITIPTLHIYGLTDDIIPKEMSKNLAAYFKQAEVLEHPGGHYFPATAQQKQAYINFFQDRLQEYLENLELQQATNATFTEAVDQQSTAVSSSSENSD